In Oryza sativa Japonica Group chromosome 3, ASM3414082v1, one DNA window encodes the following:
- the LOC4334607 gene encoding zinc finger BED domain-containing protein RICESLEEPER 2-like, translating into MEAPAGGGYLLGGQPARCSGGHSTGSNGEGFGGHPATSPPSSSWVSLTREHNEEMRTPNAFFGLGTNSGEDIEMGDGDSDSEQVGPVDEHVNPVIQALTRKFRSEAWKEFVPILIDNEVGAGKCKHCDTEIRAKRGAGTSSLRKHLTRCKKRISALKIVGNLDSTLMSPNSVRLKNWSFDPEVSRKELMRMIVLHELPFQFVEYDGFRSFAASLNPYFKIISRTTIRNDCIAAFKEQKLAMKDMFKGANCRFSLTADMWTSNQTMGYMCVTCHFIDTDWRVQKRIIKFFGVKTPHTGVQMFNAMLSCIQDWNIADKIFSVTLDYASANDSMAKLLKCNLKAKKTIPAGGKLLHNRCATHVINLIAKDGLKVIDSIVCNIRESVKYRDNSLSRKEKFEEIIAQEGITCELHPTVDVCTRWNSTYLMLNAAFPFMRAYASLAVQDKNYKYAPSPDQWERSTIVSGILKVLYDATMVVSGSLYPTSNLYFHEMWKIKLVLDKEHSNNDTEVASMVQKMKDKFDKYWLKSYKYLCIPVIFDPRFKFNFVEFRLGQAFGENAKERIDKVKKRMNMLFKEYSDKLKDSNANPLRQAEHVMAISENDPMADWVQHISEQ; encoded by the exons ATGGAGgcaccggcgggcggcggctaccTGCTTGGTGGCCAACCGGCGAGGTGCTCCGGAGGACACTCCACCGGCAGCAACGGCGAGGGTTTCGGAGGACACCCGGCCACATCGCCACCTTCTTCCAGCTGGGTTTCTCTAACTCGTGAGCACAA TGAGGAAATGCGGACACCCAACGCATTTTTTGGACTTGGCACTAACAGTGGTGAAGATATTGAGATGGGTGATGGTGATAGTGACTCTGAACAAGTTGGTCCTGTAGATGAGCATGTGAATCCAGTAATACAAGCTTTAACAAGGAAATTCAGATCTGAGGCTTGGAAAGAGTTTGTGCCGATACTCATTGATAATGAAGTTGGTGCAGGAAAATGTAAGCACTGTGATACAGAGATCCGTGCAAAGCGTGGAGCGGGAACAAGTTCATTGAGGAAGCATTTGACAAGATGCAAGAAGCGAATTAGTGCTCTTAAGATTGTGGGAAATCTTGACTCTACACTTATGTCTCCTAATAGTGTAAGGTTAAAGAATTGGAGCTTTGATCCTGAAGTTTCTAGAAAAGAGCTCATGCGAATGATTGTATTACATGAGTTGCCCTTCCAGTTTGTGGAGTATGATGGATTTAGAAGTTTTGCTGCTAGTCTTAACCCCTACTTCAAGATTATTTCGAGAACAACTATAAGGAATGATTGCATCGCTGCTTTTAAAGAGCAAAAGTTAGCAATGAAGGACATGTTCAAGGGTGCAAATTGTAGGTTCTCATTGACTGCAGATATGTGGACTTCGAACCAAACAATGGGATACATGTGTGTGACATGTCATTTCATTGACACAGATTGGAGAGTACAGAAGAGGATTATAAAGTTCTTTGGAGTAAAGACACCTCATACTGGAGTGCAGATGTTCAATGCTATGCTCAGCTGCATTCAAGATTGGAATATCGCAGACAAAATATTCAGTGTTACTTTGGATTATGCTTCAGCCAATGATTCAATGGCTAAGTTGTTAAAGTGCAATTTGAAAGCTAAGAAAACTATACCAGCAGGAGGGAAGCTACTTCACAACCGATGTGCAACACATGTCATCAATCTCATAGCCAAAGATGGGTTGAAGGTTATTGATTCTATTGTTTGCAACATCCGTGAAAGTGTGAAGTACAGGGATAATTCCCTATCTCGCAAAGAAAAGTTTGAGGAGATCATTGCCCAAGAAGGGATCACATGCGAGTTGCATCCCACTGTGGATGTATGTACTCGTTGGAACTCCACATATCTAATGCTCAATGCAGCCTTCCCTTTCATGAGGGCTTATGCTTCATTGGCTGTTCAAGacaaaaattacaaatatgCACCCTCTCCTGATCAGTGGGAAAGATCAACCATAGTCTCTGGAATTTTGAAGGTGCTTTATGATGCAACTATGGTGGTGTCTGGATCTTTATATCCAACATCAAACCTTTATTTCCATGAGATGTGGAAAATCAAATTGGTCTTGGACAAGGAACACTCTAACAATGACACTGAAGTGGCAAGTATGGTTCAAAAGATGAAGGACAAATTTGACAAGTATTGGCTTAAGTCTTACAAATATCTGTGCATTCCTGTCATTTTTGACCCaagattcaaattcaattttgtGGAATTTCGGCTTGGGCAAGCCTTTGGTGAAAATGCTAAAGAGAGGATTGACAAAGTTAAGAAGAGAATGAACATGTTGTTTAAGGAGTACTCTGATAAACTCAAGGATAGCAATGCTAACCCACTGCGCCAAGCTGAACATGTGATGGCTATCTCTGAAAATGATCCTATGGCTGATTGGGTTCAACACATCTCTGAACAATGA